CaggcagggggcaggcagggggcaggcagggggcaggcagggggcaggcagggagcaggcagggtgAAGGGACCCAgggaaggctgcaggagcagtaCCAGCAAGGATCCAGGCAGGGACAGACCCGAGGGTGCAGGCAGCAGCGCGGGCAGGGATGCGGGCAGGCAggtggcagccaggcagggagggaggagcacAGGCAGGGACCCAGGCAGGGATCCGGGCAGGGacccaggcagggcaggcagaaggGACACGGGCAGGGGGTGGGCAGGACGGGTGGACACAGGGacgggcaggggctgggaagggacgggcaggagcagggacagggacagggacaggcaggagcaggcagggatgggCAGGAACATGGACGGGGACAGGCggggacaggcagggacaggcagggacagggacaggcaggCCGGGCACTCACAGTTCTCGAAGTAGAAGCGGTGGAAGTCCATGCCCTccaccaggttgcccaaggcctcAGGCTCGAAGGAGGTGAGCCCCGGGTCGCAGATCTTCCTGCAAGGCAGTGCGTGAgccccagaccccccccccccccccccccccaggacccccctgcccggcccccaCTCACGCGTAGGCCTCGAAGTCGCCGTTGTTGACGGCCTCGATGAGCTGCTCCGTGATCTTGATGATCTCCTGCTTGCgggctgggggggacacggggggggtCACAGCCCCGAACCACAGCGGGGTGCCCAGGGGaccccaggaggaggaggaggagggtgctgaaggagccaggctggggacagaCGGACacggggagaggggctggggacggACACGAGCTGTGGGGTGGAGGGGTGGggtgtggggatggggacaagggacatggggaggggacacagaTCATGGGGACAGAGACAGAGCCATGGGGACATAGGGACAACACACAGGGCATGGGGACAGACACACAGACCATGGGGACGGACACGTGGCCCATGAGGATGGACACACAGACCATGAGGACAGAgccatggggacacagggacaaTGCACAGGACATGGGGACAGATGCAGGACATGGGGACGGACACACAGGACGTGGGGACACACAGCCacgggatggggacacggggacagacGGACAGCCCGTGGGGTCGGGCAGAGGGGACTCCGTGCCCCCTGGCCACGGTGTCTGCATCCCCACCGCCAGCAGCCGTCCCTCCCAGCAcgtcccagtgcctcccagtaccATCCAGTGCATTTCAACAAATCCCAGTTCCATGCAAGCGCATCACAACACAGCCCAGTGCCATCCCATCGCGtcccagtacatcccagtgTCACTCCAGTGCACTCTGACACGTCTCTCCCAGTGCATCCCATCTCATTCCAGTGTGTCCCAGTGCATCCCAATACACCACAGGACCATCCTGGTGTAATCCCACCACATCCCAGTGACATCCCAGTACAAACCAGTGCATTCCAGTGCCATCTCAATTCATCCCAGTGTCACCTCAATGTGTTCCAGTGCCATTCCAGTGCCATTCCAGTATAGCCCAGTGTGGCTCAGTGCATCCCAACAGCAGCCCCATGCATGCCAGTGTGTCCCAGTGGCTTTCCAGTGCGTCCCAGTTCCATGCCAATGCACTGCATTACCATCCTATCacatcccagtgcctcccagtgccttcCAGCACAACCCAGTTCCATCTAGTGCATCCCAGTGCCATCCCGTTGCATCCCAGTCTGTCTCAGAGCATCCCAGTGCCACCCCGGCTCATCTCAATGCATTCCCAGTGCCATCCTAGTGCATCCCAGTGTCATGCCAAGGCATCTCAGCGCCACTCCAGTACACTCCAGTGTGCCCCAATGCCACCCCAGTGCATACCAGTACAACCCCGTGCCATCCCAGTGCACCACAATGCATCCTGGTGCCACCCCAGAGCCATTCCAGTACACCCCAGTGGATCCCAAGGCCATGCTGAGGCATCCCAGTTCCATCCCAGTGCATCCCAGTGCCACCTTACTGCACACCAGTGCGCCTCTGGGCACCCCCATGCCAGCCCAGGCACCCAGGTGCGTTATGGTCCCTCCCAGTGCCACCCCAGTGCGTCCCAGTGCAGCCCAAAGCTGCCCCGGTACCATCCCAGTGCACCCCAGTGCCATGCCAGTGCATTCCAGCACAGTCCAGTTCCATCCCAGTTTGACCCAGCGCTATTCCAATGCACAACATCACACTCCAATTTGTCCCAGTGCAGCTCAGCACATTCAGTGCCATCTTGCTGTGTCCCAGTGCCATTCCAGTGCGTCCCACCACATCCCAGTTCCATTCCAGTGCACTGCAGTACTATCCTACTGCTTCCCAGTGCGTCCCAGCACCCCCCAGTTCCACCCAGTGCATCCCAGTGCCATTTCCGTGCATCCCATGTCACCTCGGTGCCATCCCACTGTGTCCCCGAGTCATTCCAGTGCATCCCAGTGCCAACTTATTGCATCCCAGTGCGACACCGTGCATCTCAATGCATTCCAGTGCCACCCCAGTATACCCCAGTGCCACCCCAGGGCATGCCAGTTCATCCCAGTGCCATGCCGCCGTGCCCCAGTGCATCCCAGTGCTAGCTCGATGTGTCCCAGTACACTCCCATGCCATCCCAGTGCACTGTAACGCATTCTGGTGCCATCCCAGTGCATCCCAGTGCCATCGTCATGCATCCTACGTCCATCCCAGTGCACCCTGGTACCATCCCAGTGCATCCTGGCTCCATCCCAGTGCATCCCAGTGCCATTCCAATATATCCCAGTGCCATTCCAACATATCCCAGTGCATCCCAGTGCCATCCCAGTGCATCCTAGCACATCCCAGTGCCATTCCAATGCATCTCAGCGCATCCTAGCTTCATCCCAGTTCATTCCAGTACCATTCCAAAGCATCCCAGTACGTCCTAGCACCATCCCAGGGCCATTCCAATTAATTCCGACATGTCCCAGCTTCATCCCAGTGCATCCCAGTGCCATTCCAATGCATCCCAGTGCATCCCAGTGCCATTCCAATGCACACCAGTGTCTCT
The sequence above is drawn from the Oxyura jamaicensis isolate SHBP4307 breed ruddy duck unplaced genomic scaffold, BPBGC_Ojam_1.0 oxyUn_random_OJ70497, whole genome shotgun sequence genome and encodes:
- the LOC118159460 gene encoding calcium/calmodulin-dependent protein kinase type II subunit beta-like, giving the protein MELGCAGRHWDGTGRHWDVLGGTAAGGGDLAPSAPSSSSSWGPLGTPLWFGAVTPPVSPPARKQEIIKITEQLIEAVNNGDFEAYAKICDPGLTSFEPEALGNLVEGMDFHRFYFENCECPACLSLSLPVPACPRLSPSMFLPIPACSCLSLSLSLLLPVPSQPLPVPVST